The uncultured Methanobrevibacter sp. genome includes a region encoding these proteins:
- a CDS encoding DUF6932 family protein: protein MKYFLERFVNISKRRKELFGKYQKFTKLCNDTKGIEQHFIDGSYVTNKEEPGDIDLLITFNDEVYDSEDSYNKYFEITQNQSKMKEDYGVHVFFAKNATDADPFDLQHFWEMYKKKVLDWWSLFYIDRENEIIDDKKKGFIVFNKEELQKIEAC from the coding sequence GTGAAATATTTTTTAGAAAGATTTGTAAATATATCTAAACGTAGAAAAGAATTATTTGGAAAATACCAAAAATTCACTAAGTTATGCAATGATACAAAAGGAATTGAACAACACTTTATTGATGGAAGTTATGTGACTAATAAAGAAGAACCTGGAGACATAGATTTATTAATAACTTTCAATGATGAGGTTTATGATTCTGAAGATTCCTACAATAAATATTTTGAAATAACTCAAAATCAAAGCAAAATGAAAGAAGATTACGGAGTACATGTATTTTTTGCAAAAAATGCTACTGATGCAGACCCATTTGATTTACAACATTTTTGGGAAATGTATAAGAAAAAAGTTTTAGATTGGTGGAGTTTATTTTATATTGATAGGGAAAATGAAATTATAGATGATAAAAAGAAAGGTTTCATTGTTTTTAATAAAGAGGAACTTCAAAAAATAGAGGCCTGCTAA
- a CDS encoding ROK family protein: protein MSTEKYLAIDVGGTAIKYAITDKNAEINKINEIKTRRNREELFESLDEIIHPHLNQIAGIAMSFPGKINARKGIVGRVATFKWICDMPLKSILEEKYGKPVWIENDGKCSALAELWKGNLSDVENGMIIGLGTEIAGGIILNGKLYRGSSESAGEISSILTNFKTQDNEKRFGKIGGHKNLTDAYNDKKGTGNIDSYELFEKYKNGDELAYKVIKDYSRTIAAGIITIQSVLDLEKFCIGGGISAQDVLITEIKKSVHEYFEIKSSEAITEPEIERCHFKNASGCVGALYNFLIRENVF, encoded by the coding sequence ATGAGCACTGAAAAATACCTTGCAATAGATGTCGGAGGAACAGCTATAAAATACGCCATAACCGATAAAAATGCAGAAATAAATAAAATAAATGAAATCAAAACCAGAAGAAATCGTGAAGAATTATTTGAATCATTAGATGAAATTATCCATCCTCACTTAAATCAGATTGCAGGCATTGCGATGTCATTTCCAGGCAAAATAAATGCTCGAAAAGGAATAGTCGGCAGGGTAGCAACATTTAAATGGATCTGCGATATGCCTTTAAAATCCATACTTGAAGAAAAATACGGTAAACCTGTGTGGATTGAAAACGACGGTAAATGCTCTGCATTAGCTGAACTTTGGAAAGGAAATTTATCTGATGTGGAAAATGGAATGATTATTGGACTTGGAACTGAAATAGCCGGAGGAATAATTCTAAATGGAAAACTATATCGCGGAAGCAGCGAATCTGCAGGAGAAATTTCAAGTATTCTCACCAATTTTAAAACTCAGGACAACGAAAAACGCTTTGGTAAAATCGGAGGCCATAAAAATTTAACCGATGCATATAATGATAAAAAAGGCACAGGCAATATTGACAGCTATGAACTCTTTGAAAAGTATAAAAATGGTGACGAACTAGCTTACAAAGTGATTAAAGATTATTCCAGAACAATTGCAGCAGGAATTATAACCATACAGTCAGTACTGGACCTTGAAAAGTTCTGCATCGGAGGAGGAATTTCCGCACAGGACGTTTTAATAACTGAGATTAAAAAGAGCGTGCATGAATACTTTGAAATAAAATCTTCAGAAGCTATAACAGAACCTGAAATTGAAAGATGTCATTTTAAAAATGCATCCGGCTGTGTTGGTGCCCTATACAATTTTTTAATTAGGGAAAATGTTTTTTAA